The genomic interval TTTCAGTTGCGAGTAGATGATAGATTCCAGTTCCACCATACGAGTCGTACCGGCACTCTGGCTGTTTTCTGGCAGTACATAATCCTCTTCGCCTCGCTCCGTCTCCACCTTGTGTCCAAAGAGTGCAGCCATCTTCTTGATCTTGATGTCGGAGATGTTGAAGTCTGCCTCCTTCACAAAGTGCATGAGATATTCCTTGAACGTAGAATCCTCCGACAACATGTTCTTGGTCGTGTCAGAGATAGCAGTGTCTGAACCATTGATGAGTGGCATCATGCGACTGTCAATCCAACGGCGCATATCGTCGAGGTAGCTCACAGCCACATTCACTTTCTTCAACACTGCCAGGATAGACATGTTACGCAGACAGTTGACAGAGAGCGCATCAATCTCAGCCTGTGAGAGCTTGACTGCGGCAGGGTTGAAAGTCAGCTTCGATATGCCGTTGACATCCTCACGGGTAAAGACCTTGGTGGGGCGGTTGCTGAGATAGACATACAACACCTCGCTGCACACCTTCTCAGGGTTGACCACCAACTGGTACCAATAGCGTATGCCATTGACGTAGAGTTTTACGTCAAACTCCGTGTCGTATTTCAATGCGTCAGGCTGCATCAAGAACGGCTGCACATCCGTACCCTCATCGTTCTTCATCGGAATCTTATTCCAGAACACCCGAAGGAAGTCGATGGCTTCAAG from Prevotella sp. E13-27 carries:
- a CDS encoding AAA family ATPase, which codes for MLQELKIKNFKSFRDEVVLSFETSGNDKYNSVVTMPDGVQLLRFAVVLGANASGKSNLLEAIDFLRVFWNKIPMKNDEGTDVQPFLMQPDALKYDTEFDVKLYVNGIRYWYQLVVNPEKVCSEVLYVYLSNRPTKVFTREDVNGISKLTFNPAAVKLSQAEIDALSVNCLRNMSILAVLKKVNVAVSYLDDMRRWIDSRMMPLINGSDTAISDTTKNMLSEDSTFKEYLMHFVKEADFNISDIKIKKMAALFGHKVETERGEEDYVLPENSQSAGTTRMVELESIIYSQLKCQGLLCVDELEASIHPNLMEYMLTLFVNKKDNQSQLIVTTHYDPILRDIDDIFGKDSVWFTEKGKDGNSNLFSLVEFRGLNKLSSIHRAYMNGQFGALPNIIM